Below is a genomic region from Persicimonas caeni.
CGACACCTTCGTGAGCGACCCGGTCCAATCGACGATCTACCACGCCATCTTCATGGCCGCGTGCATCGGCGTGGTCCTCGGTGGCGTCTCGCGGGGCATCGAGCGCGCCGCGCGGGTGCTGATGCCCGTCTTCGCGGTGCTCTTGCTGGTGCTCCTGGGGTATTCGCTCACGCTCGACGGCGCCGGCGAGGCGCTGCGGTTCATGTTCTACCCGGACTTCAGCAAGCTCACCCCGGCGGCGGTGCTCGAGGCTTTGGGCCACTCGTTCTTCACGCTCAGCCTCGGCATGGGCGTGATGATCGTCTACGGCAGCTACCTGTCGAAGCAGGACAGCGTCTTCAAGTCGGGCCTGGCGGTCTCCATAGCCGACACACTCATCGCGCTGGCCGCGGGCGTGACGATCTTTGGCATCGTCTTCAGCGCCGGCAAAGAGCCGGGCAGCGGCGCCGGGCTGGTGTTCATCACTCTGCCGTCGCTCTTCGCCCAGCTTCCGGCAGGAAGCCTGTGGGCGGCGATCTTCTTCTTGCTGCTCGGCTTCGCCGCGCTCACCTCGGGCATGTCCATCCTCGAGGTCGCCGTGGCCTATTTCGTCGACGAGCGCGGCAAGTCCCGAAAGGTGGCCACGTTGACCTTCGGCGGGATTATCTTCGCGCTTGGGCTTCTGAGTGTGTTGTCGTTCAGCGTCTTGAGCGACGTCCACCTGATGACGGTCGGGCAGGGCGACGAGCTGAAAGATCTGACGGTCTTCGACACCCTCGACTACCTCATCAGCAACTGGGCGCTGACCTTGGGCGGCCTGGGCGTGGCTCTGTACGCCGGCTGGGGCGTGAGCAGGGACGACTTGTGGGACGAGCTCAAAGACGACGCGCTCGGCAAGGCGGGCTTTGCCGGCTGGTTTTTGATCACGCGCTTTGTGGCGCCGGTGGCCGTCATCCTGGTGTTGTTGCATTCGGTCGGCGTCGTTTGATGGGCGCGACGCGCGGCTGGTCGAATGCGAGTCAGGTGGGTATGTTCGGGCTGTGGAGTTGGTTTTTGCCCGTGAGGTAGCCTATGGCGAAAGAAAACGAGCGCACCCTGGCGTTTACCTGGTATCGTGAGGAAGACTACGAGCGCCTGCTCGACGTCAGCCAGGAACAAGAGGGCCTCAAAGACAACTACAAGGAATGGCTGGCCGATGCGCGTCAGGCGTTCCTCAAGTACAAGCGTTTGGGCTTCGAGCCCACGCGTGTGTATCTCGACGTCGAGGAGTACGTCGCCTGGTGCGACAGGCGCGAGCGCCCCGTCAACCATAAGTCGCGCGAGATGTTCAAAGAGATCAAGCGCCAAGAGTTCTACCGCAACCTGGACAAGGACTGACGCGACCCGATGGCCACGTCCATTTTCGACCCCTCCAAACTTCGCATCGTGGCCACGGGCTTCGGTCCTTTTCTCGATCACCAACGAAACCCGTCCTGGGAGGTGGCGCAGGCCTTCTCACAGGCCGTCGCGCCCCATTTTTC
It encodes:
- a CDS encoding sodium-dependent transporter; amino-acid sequence: MSAGNETREHWSGPVGFVLAAVGSAVGLGNVWKFPYITGINGGGAFVLVYLGCIAVVGLPLLIAEMSIGRRSQKEPVGAFSSLAHAGRGGKLWGIFGWLAVVTAFLLLSFYSVVGGWTIGYFIKAVSGTFTPEAAASSGEIFDTFVSDPVQSTIYHAIFMAACIGVVLGGVSRGIERAARVLMPVFAVLLLVLLGYSLTLDGAGEALRFMFYPDFSKLTPAAVLEALGHSFFTLSLGMGVMIVYGSYLSKQDSVFKSGLAVSIADTLIALAAGVTIFGIVFSAGKEPGSGAGLVFITLPSLFAQLPAGSLWAAIFFLLLGFAALTSGMSILEVAVAYFVDERGKSRKVATLTFGGIIFALGLLSVLSFSVLSDVHLMTVGQGDELKDLTVFDTLDYLISNWALTLGGLGVALYAGWGVSRDDLWDELKDDALGKAGFAGWFLITRFVAPVAVILVLLHSVGVV